The following proteins are encoded in a genomic region of Salinicoccus sp. RF5:
- a CDS encoding SDR family oxidoreductase encodes MADLNNPKRKYFEDKFSRQEQEYPGVQNKMTPVPDCGEESYKGSGKLTGRKALVTGGDSGIGRAAAIAYAKEGSDVAISYLPDEESDAQEVKEVIEAAGRKAVLLPGDLRDESFARQLVHDAAKQLGGLDTLVMNAGMQQYINDINGLETKQLQDTFTINVFSNVWMLQEALDHLPEGGSVIITTSVQAFSPASILADYAMTKSAQVSFIVSMAQELGEKGIRVNGVAPGPVWTALQISGGQPPENIPEFGQNTPLQRAGQPVELSDTYVLLASDSGSYITGQVFGVTGGMPINM; translated from the coding sequence GTGGCAGATTTAAATAATCCAAAGCGTAAATACTTTGAAGATAAATTCAGTAGACAGGAACAGGAATACCCGGGTGTCCAGAATAAAATGACGCCGGTACCGGATTGTGGAGAAGAGTCCTATAAAGGCAGCGGCAAGCTGACAGGAAGAAAGGCACTGGTCACCGGAGGGGATTCCGGGATCGGACGGGCAGCAGCGATTGCGTATGCTAAAGAAGGCTCGGATGTTGCGATCAGCTATCTGCCTGATGAAGAGTCCGACGCCCAGGAAGTCAAAGAGGTGATTGAGGCTGCAGGAAGGAAGGCTGTGCTTCTGCCTGGGGATCTGCGTGATGAATCGTTTGCCAGACAGCTCGTACATGACGCAGCAAAGCAACTGGGTGGACTGGATACCCTGGTCATGAATGCGGGTATGCAACAATATATAAATGATATAAACGGCTTGGAGACAAAGCAGCTTCAGGATACCTTCACAATCAATGTATTCTCGAACGTATGGATGCTCCAGGAAGCATTGGATCACCTTCCTGAAGGCGGGAGTGTAATCATCACTACTTCCGTACAGGCCTTCAGTCCAGCTTCGATACTGGCCGACTATGCAATGACGAAGAGTGCGCAGGTATCATTCATCGTTTCAATGGCTCAGGAGCTTGGAGAGAAGGGTATCCGTGTAAATGGTGTAGCGCCGGGACCGGTATGGACGGCCCTGCAGATTTCAGGCGGCCAGCCGCCGGAAAACATCCCGGAATTTGGTCAGAATACGCCGCTTCAGCGTGCAGGTCAGCCGGTTGAATTGTCGGACACCTATGTATTGCTCGCTTCAGATAGTGGCAGCTATATCACCGGACAGGTATTCGGTGTGACCGGTGGCATGCCGATCAATATGTAG
- a CDS encoding Na+/H+ antiporter family protein, whose amino-acid sequence MNAVLIAVFVMILLSLFRLNVVLALFIGALAGGLVAGMGYGGVITVFTEGIVGGAEIALSYALLGGFAALIAYSGITEVLVGFIIKALKKEQSKKARIIAKVSIVIALLAVSIMSQNLIPVHIAFIPILIPPLLSLMNELGFDRRLIAVVLTFGLTFPYVLFPIGFGQIFQNTIVTGFESAGMEIVFGEVAPALIIPASGFVVGLFLALFYYRKNRRYETRDIASEGAAEVSVKTVSIAVVAIIATFGVQILTDSMIFGALAGIMVFFLSFQFKWSRLDNELVNGIKMMAYIGIVMLAANGFAAVISETGHVSPLVDGIANILSDQKILVVVSMLFVGLVVTMGIGSSFATIPIIASIFIPMGMELGLSIPAIIAIIGTAGALGDAGSPASDSTLGPTAGLAADGQHNHIWDTCVPTFIFLNIPVLIAGFFAGMIL is encoded by the coding sequence TTGAATGCGGTCCTGATAGCGGTTTTTGTAATGATTTTATTAAGTCTCTTCAGATTGAATGTAGTATTGGCACTATTCATCGGCGCCCTGGCTGGTGGTTTGGTTGCAGGTATGGGATATGGTGGGGTCATCACCGTATTTACAGAAGGTATCGTAGGGGGAGCGGAAATTGCACTCAGTTATGCGCTGCTCGGTGGATTTGCTGCACTGATCGCCTACAGCGGCATTACAGAAGTGCTTGTGGGATTCATCATCAAGGCACTGAAGAAGGAGCAGTCCAAAAAGGCAAGAATCATTGCGAAAGTCTCGATCGTCATCGCTCTTCTTGCGGTATCAATCATGAGTCAGAACCTCATTCCGGTACATATTGCATTCATTCCGATACTCATTCCACCACTGCTCAGCCTGATGAATGAACTTGGTTTCGACCGGCGCCTCATTGCAGTGGTATTGACTTTCGGACTGACTTTCCCCTACGTCCTCTTTCCGATCGGTTTTGGACAGATATTCCAAAATACGATTGTGACGGGATTCGAATCCGCAGGGATGGAGATTGTTTTCGGAGAAGTGGCGCCTGCACTCATCATTCCTGCAAGTGGATTTGTTGTCGGCCTTTTCCTGGCATTATTCTACTATAGGAAGAACCGCCGTTATGAAACGAGGGATATCGCCTCTGAAGGTGCTGCAGAGGTAAGTGTTAAGACAGTCTCCATTGCAGTGGTTGCAATCATTGCGACATTCGGGGTCCAGATCTTGACGGATTCGATGATTTTCGGTGCGTTGGCGGGCATCATGGTATTCTTCCTCTCCTTCCAGTTCAAGTGGAGCAGGCTGGATAATGAATTGGTCAACGGCATCAAGATGATGGCATATATCGGCATCGTCATGCTGGCTGCAAATGGTTTTGCTGCCGTCATTTCAGAAACTGGACATGTCAGTCCGCTTGTCGATGGCATTGCGAACATCCTATCGGACCAGAAGATACTTGTAGTCGTCTCCATGCTGTTTGTAGGTCTGGTGGTGACTATGGGGATAGGCTCCTCCTTCGCAACCATTCCGATTATTGCGAGCATATTCATACCAATGGGAATGGAGCTTGGTCTGTCGATACCTGCCATCATTGCGATCATCGGCACTGCAGGTGCATTGGGTGATGCCGGCTCACCTGCTTCCGACTCGACACTTGGTCCCACGGCCGGTCTTGCCGCAGACGGGCAGCATAACCATATATGGGATACTTGTGTTCCAACTTTCATATTCCTGAACATCCCCGTACTGATTGCAGGTTTCTTTGCAGGGATGATCCTATAA
- a CDS encoding aldehyde dehydrogenase: MYESLFNRQRQFYQSERTRSLPFRISALKQLKRSIQYYEAALLDAMKEDFNKGEAEAYLTEIGYAYNDINFTIKYLKEWAETEKVKTPATHIGSTSRIYKEPYGVTLIIAPWNYPFNLTVAPLIGAISAGNTAILKPSEHTPAVSRVISDIISFAFPEEFVTAVEGGIETNQNLLSLPFNYIFYTGSSHVGKIVMESAAQHLTPVTLELGGKSPAIVTKNADVKLAAKRIVWGKFINAGQTCVAPDFVYADASINKELIHHMKYYAHKFYDEDFRNGRYMSIVNKKHFERVRDLIQGDVVHGGHTDPTTLTIEPTIIDNVDFGHDAMQEEIFGPVLPVLSFTSLDKAVLDVRDLPDPLALYVFTDKKSEAASVIKAVPFGGGAVNDTIFHLANPHLPFGGRGNSGMGKYHGKYSFDTFTHEKSILHQTTCFDFPFRYPNAKLFGKMLKYLWK, from the coding sequence ATGTATGAATCATTATTCAATAGACAGAGGCAGTTTTACCAGTCTGAAAGAACAAGAAGCCTCCCATTCAGGATCAGCGCCCTCAAACAGCTCAAAAGAAGCATTCAATACTACGAGGCGGCTCTCCTGGATGCCATGAAGGAAGACTTCAACAAAGGCGAGGCTGAAGCATATCTTACAGAAATCGGTTACGCCTATAACGATATCAACTTTACTATAAAGTACTTGAAAGAGTGGGCAGAAACAGAAAAGGTGAAGACACCGGCCACACATATCGGTTCCACATCCAGAATCTATAAGGAACCTTACGGCGTTACGCTCATCATTGCGCCTTGGAACTATCCCTTCAACCTGACGGTTGCACCTCTGATCGGAGCGATCAGTGCAGGGAACACCGCCATACTCAAGCCTTCGGAACATACGCCGGCTGTAAGCCGTGTAATCAGCGACATCATATCTTTTGCTTTTCCCGAAGAATTTGTCACTGCTGTAGAGGGAGGCATCGAGACCAACCAGAACCTCCTCAGTCTCCCCTTCAACTATATATTCTATACAGGCAGCTCCCATGTGGGAAAGATCGTCATGGAGAGTGCTGCGCAGCACCTCACTCCCGTCACCCTTGAGCTCGGAGGAAAGTCACCTGCCATAGTGACGAAAAATGCTGATGTAAAACTGGCAGCCAAACGGATTGTCTGGGGCAAGTTCATCAATGCCGGACAGACTTGTGTCGCACCCGATTTCGTCTATGCAGACGCCTCCATAAATAAGGAATTGATCCACCATATGAAGTACTATGCCCATAAATTCTATGATGAGGATTTTAGGAATGGCAGATATATGAGCATAGTCAACAAAAAGCATTTTGAACGTGTCAGAGATCTGATCCAGGGGGACGTGGTCCATGGCGGCCATACAGATCCCACCACCCTCACTATAGAGCCGACCATCATCGATAATGTGGATTTCGGCCATGACGCGATGCAGGAGGAAATATTCGGTCCTGTACTTCCCGTACTCAGCTTCACTTCCTTGGACAAGGCAGTACTGGACGTCAGAGACCTGCCTGACCCGCTGGCGCTCTATGTATTTACAGATAAAAAATCCGAAGCCGCCAGTGTCATCAAGGCAGTACCATTCGGTGGCGGGGCTGTAAATGATACCATTTTCCATCTCGCAAATCCCCACCTCCCCTTCGGTGGCCGCGGCAACAGCGGGATGGGGAAATACCACGGCAAATATTCATTCGATACCTTCACCCATGAAAAGAGTATCCTCCATCAGACCACCTGCTTCGACTTTCCCTTCAGATACCCGAATGCAAAGCTTTTCGGTAAGATGCTTAAATACCTTTGGAAGTAA
- a CDS encoding general stress protein produces the protein MKPFIKPYTNDEALQDDIAKLTSKDVKADDIYVISHDDDRTERIADNSGASTVGLSEMGVGEAVKSTFEKKGDLLRKQLQNLGFSESEAENFESEMDEGKVFLIVTNNDSVEQYLS, from the coding sequence ATGAAACCATTCATTAAACCTTATACGAATGATGAAGCACTCCAAGATGATATTGCGAAACTCACTTCCAAAGATGTTAAAGCAGACGATATCTATGTCATCTCCCACGACGATGACCGTACTGAACGCATTGCAGACAACTCTGGTGCCAGCACAGTGGGGCTAAGTGAAATGGGCGTTGGGGAAGCAGTGAAATCAACCTTCGAGAAAAAAGGCGACCTGCTCCGTAAACAGCTACAGAACCTTGGCTTTTCAGAGTCCGAAGCGGAAAACTTTGAAAGCGAGATGGATGAAGGAAAAGTTTTCCTGATCGTTACAAATAATGATAGTGTTGAACAATATCTTTCCTAA
- a CDS encoding MATE family efflux transporter — MYHTDSKREMYKQFIRILWPIMITQVLLYSMNLIDTMMSGRAGVEDLAGVAIGSSFWAPVSTGINGVLLAVTAIIAQLLGAERKDAVRHNVQQAIYIAAALTVLILLLGMFFLDDLLNFMGLENSVHHIAYHYLVGLATGILPLFMFSVLRNFIDAQGFTRISLYVITTSLPLNIFFNYTLIFGNFGFPELGGIGAGYATAITYWLMFLLISLMVLRVAPLKAFYIFRGWSRPLLRTLRHHLAVGVPIGVLIFVETSIFSMMTLLVGVMFTTNVIAANQVVLNFTTMLFMLPLSISMAMTIVIGFSDGGGRHEDARRYKMMGTISSLGLVGIASIFLFFFREPISYLYTDDPEVVAVTMPLFLFAIIYQFSDALQATFQGILRGYKDVVVPSVIAIVSYWLIGMVSGYLLASQTDLDVYGFWIGISIGLTSAAIGFHMRLKHIESKNMFKTFRSAQ, encoded by the coding sequence ATGTATCATACAGATTCAAAACGTGAAATGTACAAACAGTTCATCAGAATACTGTGGCCGATCATGATCACCCAGGTACTTCTATACTCAATGAATCTGATCGATACCATGATGTCCGGGAGGGCGGGAGTGGAGGATCTGGCTGGTGTGGCCATCGGATCGAGTTTCTGGGCACCGGTTTCGACAGGCATCAACGGCGTCCTTCTGGCAGTCACGGCCATCATTGCCCAGCTTCTTGGGGCAGAGCGGAAAGACGCTGTGCGCCATAATGTACAGCAGGCCATCTATATCGCAGCAGCACTCACTGTCCTGATCCTATTGCTTGGCATGTTTTTCCTGGATGACCTGCTTAATTTCATGGGGCTGGAGAACTCGGTCCACCATATCGCTTATCACTACCTTGTTGGACTAGCAACCGGTATATTGCCGTTATTCATGTTCAGCGTATTGCGCAACTTCATTGATGCACAAGGGTTCACAAGGATATCGCTATACGTTATAACAACGTCGTTGCCCCTGAATATATTCTTCAACTATACGTTGATTTTCGGGAATTTCGGCTTTCCTGAACTTGGAGGTATCGGTGCAGGCTATGCGACAGCCATCACCTACTGGCTCATGTTCCTCCTCATCTCCCTCATGGTCTTGCGGGTGGCACCATTGAAGGCGTTCTACATATTCAGAGGGTGGTCCCGGCCTTTGTTGCGCACCCTGCGGCATCATTTGGCTGTAGGGGTTCCAATCGGTGTACTCATATTTGTAGAAACAAGCATCTTTTCTATGATGACCCTCCTCGTTGGAGTGATGTTTACAACAAATGTCATCGCAGCCAACCAGGTGGTACTCAATTTTACGACCATGCTTTTCATGCTGCCATTGAGCATATCCATGGCAATGACGATTGTGATTGGTTTCAGTGACGGAGGCGGCAGGCATGAAGATGCAAGGCGTTATAAAATGATGGGGACCATTTCAAGTCTGGGCCTTGTGGGCATCGCATCCATCTTCCTGTTCTTTTTCAGGGAGCCGATTTCGTATTTGTATACGGATGATCCTGAAGTGGTTGCCGTTACAATGCCATTATTCCTTTTCGCCATCATCTACCAGTTCTCCGATGCCCTGCAGGCTACGTTCCAAGGGATACTGAGGGGGTACAAGGATGTAGTAGTCCCTTCAGTAATCGCCATCGTTTCCTACTGGCTCATCGGCATGGTTTCAGGATATCTTCTGGCCTCCCAGACAGACCTCGATGTTTATGGCTTCTGGATCGGCATTTCCATCGGCCTTACGTCTGCGGCCATCGGGTTCCATATGCGATTGAAGCATATTGAAAGCAAAAATATGTTTAAGACCTTCCGAAGTGCGCAATAG